The sequence CCAGGTCCTGCACATGAATGTAGTCGCGCAGGCAGGTGCCGTCGGGCGTGGGGTAATCGTCGCCGAAGACCATCATCTTGGCCCGTTTGCCCAGCGCAGTCATGCAGGCCAGCTCAATCAGGTGGGTCTGGCTGGCATGCGCCTCGCCGATGTCACCCTCAGGCGAAGCTCCGCACACGTTGAAGTAGCGCAGCACCGTATAGGGCTGACCGTGAGCCGCGTGGGCCGCACGAATCATCTGCTCGGTCATCAGCTTGGTTTCGCCGTACACGCTTTCCGGGCGCAGTGGTGCGTCCTCGGGGATGGGCACGGCGTCGGTGGTGCCGTACACCGCCGCCGTGCTGGAAAAGACCAGCGGAATCCGGCGGCCCGTGTTCTGAATCTCCTGCAGCAGGTTGAGGCTGCCCAGCACATTGTTGCGGTAGTAGCCGAGCGGTTCCCGCATACTCTCCCCCACCTCAATCCGCGCCGCAAAGTGAATGATGGCCTCGGCCTGGGTTTCGGCCAGCGCCTGCATAACCGCGTCAGGGTTCAGAAGGTCTGCTTGAAACAGCCGCACGCCGTGGGGCAGCGCCGCCGCATGCCCGCTGCTGAGGTTGTCAAACACGGCCACCTCGTAGCCCGCTTTCAAAAGTGCCCGCACCGTGTGTGAACCGATGTAACCCGCGCCGCCTGTGACCAGAATCGTCATGGCTTTCAAGCTACCCCATGCTCCCACTGGCCCGGAACAGTGCAACCTGAGCAAAAGTTGCGGCTGCTGGGCTGGCCGGGCGTCTGCCGCGCCGCCTGCGCT is a genomic window of Deinococcus proteolyticus MRP containing:
- the galE gene encoding UDP-glucose 4-epimerase GalE, producing the protein MTILVTGGAGYIGSHTVRALLKAGYEVAVFDNLSSGHAAALPHGVRLFQADLLNPDAVMQALAETQAEAIIHFAARIEVGESMREPLGYYRNNVLGSLNLLQEIQNTGRRIPLVFSSTAAVYGTTDAVPIPEDAPLRPESVYGETKLMTEQMIRAAHAAHGQPYTVLRYFNVCGASPEGDIGEAHASQTHLIELACMTALGKRAKMMVFGDDYPTPDGTCLRDYIHVQDLAGAHVLALKALLDGRHGAATYNVGLGRGFSVREVLDMVDRVVGTRLPREIAERRAGDPPRLVADGTRIREELGFTPQFPELRQMVETAWMWHRTHPNGFEF